A region from the Pelagovum pacificum genome encodes:
- a CDS encoding FAD/NAD(P)-binding protein, translated as MRGEPVRVAIVGCGPKGLYCLDALAEAVRGQQGRVDITLFEPAPTPAAGLVYDPAQPGYLLMNFAARHIDAWPAKSGRPSFLDWAATEAPDRVAPDGFPPRRDVGRYLTDCLALVRRNCPRNVRIKIRPRRVTGIARQGARWSVATAQDSTLFDEVMIATGHQNWQGTAEGGKVFPVRTQLSPERVPAGSPVTVRGFGLTAIDAVLALTVGRGGAFDDTGNGLTYRTSGQEPARIDLRSRTGRPMLAKADLSRVQLPQGFEAATTNLAAAIAALDTLRNIERELLAPICFVVDDLLGRMPGSTRHWLTDWSASLPGHDDIEDLLRNSRDAATGVSTPDIPDLLGLTWRAVYPALVRTVSHGGLDPVAGPDFRSLTTEMERIAFGPPPLNVARLVALSEAGLVTFGRLSDHSMPGIDATLPAASAVDPDGPVSGLLADGTLRRNDFGTIAIDRDGCALGLNGRAEGLSVTGRLTEVDVLGNDTLNRSLHQLNDRWAARVAARAMEPSPAIGAHQT; from the coding sequence ATGAGAGGTGAGCCGGTCCGCGTCGCGATCGTTGGCTGCGGACCAAAGGGGCTCTATTGCCTCGACGCGCTGGCGGAGGCCGTGCGCGGGCAACAGGGCAGGGTCGACATCACCCTGTTCGAACCTGCACCGACTCCGGCGGCCGGGCTAGTCTATGATCCCGCGCAGCCCGGCTACCTGCTGATGAACTTCGCCGCGCGCCACATCGACGCCTGGCCCGCCAAGTCTGGGCGGCCCTCGTTCCTCGACTGGGCGGCGACGGAAGCGCCCGACCGCGTGGCGCCCGACGGGTTTCCGCCGCGACGTGACGTCGGTCGCTACCTGACCGATTGCCTCGCCCTCGTCCGTCGGAATTGTCCGCGCAATGTCCGGATCAAGATCCGGCCGAGGCGTGTCACCGGTATTGCGCGGCAGGGCGCTCGATGGTCGGTTGCGACGGCTCAGGACAGTACTTTGTTCGACGAAGTGATGATCGCGACCGGCCACCAGAACTGGCAGGGCACGGCAGAGGGCGGCAAGGTGTTCCCGGTGCGTACGCAACTGTCGCCCGAGCGGGTCCCGGCCGGCTCACCCGTCACGGTGCGCGGGTTCGGCCTGACCGCGATCGACGCCGTGCTCGCGCTGACGGTCGGGCGGGGCGGCGCGTTCGACGACACCGGCAACGGGCTCACCTATCGCACCTCGGGGCAGGAGCCCGCCCGCATCGACCTGCGCTCGCGCACCGGGCGGCCGATGCTGGCGAAGGCCGATCTGTCACGGGTACAGCTGCCCCAAGGCTTCGAGGCCGCAACGACGAACCTCGCCGCGGCCATCGCCGCGCTCGATACCCTCAGGAATATCGAGCGAGAGCTGCTCGCGCCGATCTGTTTCGTCGTCGATGATCTCTTGGGACGGATGCCGGGCAGCACACGTCACTGGCTGACGGACTGGAGCGCGAGCCTCCCCGGTCACGACGACATCGAAGACCTGCTCCGCAACTCACGCGACGCGGCAACCGGCGTCAGTACCCCTGACATCCCGGACCTGCTCGGCCTCACGTGGCGCGCCGTCTACCCGGCTCTTGTCCGCACCGTCAGTCACGGCGGCCTCGATCCGGTGGCAGGACCGGATTTCAGGAGCCTCACGACAGAGATGGAGCGGATCGCCTTCGGCCCGCCCCCACTGAACGTCGCGCGGCTGGTCGCACTGTCCGAAGCCGGTCTGGTGACCTTTGGCAGGCTCTCGGACCATTCCATGCCCGGTATCGACGCCACGCTGCCCGCCGCCAGCGCCGTGGACCCGGATGGGCCTGTTTCCGGGCTGCTGGCCGACGGCACCCTCCGTCGCAACGATTTCGGCACGATCGCCATCGACCGCGATGGATGCGCGCTGGGCCTGAATGGCCGCGCGGAAGGTCTCTCCGTCACCGGACGGCTCACCGAGGTCGACGTCCTCGGCAACGACACGCTGAACAGGTCGCTGCACCAACTCAACGATCGCTGGGCCGCCCGCGTCGCGGCCCGCGCAATGGAACCGTCACCCGCCATAGGAGCACACCAGACATGA